A portion of the Acidobacteriaceae bacterium genome contains these proteins:
- a CDS encoding trypsin-like peptidase domain-containing protein: MSSPKHYAQGLWTNIRSGRLTTTFTVLGALSVGILAGSVLTGRVHGMEKQKVDSTDARPLTIPSPVSLSNGFSQIVKQVGPAVVNINTESLPKANVKRNRRGGDDGDNSDQQGDMQDFFNKFFGGGGGMGGDDNANNVARRALGSGFIVDPRGYILTNNHVVDKADHIYVKLSTDPDNPLDPGRPATVVGTDKDTDIAVIKIDPKGLTLPTVKLGNSEGTQVGDWVLAIGSPFGLSHTVSAGIVSAKNRSIDEASASGVATNQFQRFIQTDAAINPGNSGGPLVDMAGEVIGMNTAIYTQSMGSEGVGFAMPSNILISTYNMLIGPEHKVTRGSIGIQFQAAQSSAVGRMYGFANGGVMVSMVTPNGPASKAGLQAGDVIVSVDGQPVKDGDDLVNIISARHPGTTVKLGYLRNGKKDTAEVGIADRAKLFADLGKSDDSSSASPDSDAGQSKLGITVQEVPANLASKLKVGGGVVVTSVRPGSFADEIGLTKGSVITEINRHAVTDSGSYRGVVSGLKSGDDVVFVIHNVQIQGGGATYIGGTLP; this comes from the coding sequence ATGTCATCACCGAAGCATTACGCTCAAGGTTTGTGGACCAACATCCGGTCCGGGCGACTCACCACCACGTTTACCGTGCTGGGAGCCCTTTCCGTCGGCATTCTTGCCGGCTCAGTTTTGACAGGCCGCGTTCACGGCATGGAAAAACAGAAGGTCGACAGCACGGATGCTCGTCCGCTGACGATTCCCTCTCCCGTTTCGCTTTCGAACGGCTTCTCCCAGATCGTGAAGCAGGTTGGACCTGCGGTGGTCAACATCAACACCGAGTCTCTGCCCAAGGCAAACGTGAAGCGCAACCGTCGCGGTGGTGACGATGGCGACAACTCCGACCAGCAAGGCGACATGCAGGACTTCTTCAATAAGTTCTTCGGTGGCGGCGGTGGCATGGGCGGAGATGACAACGCAAACAACGTTGCCCGTCGCGCCCTCGGCTCAGGCTTTATCGTTGACCCGCGTGGCTACATCCTGACCAACAACCACGTTGTCGACAAGGCTGACCACATCTATGTGAAGCTCTCGACCGATCCTGACAACCCTCTTGATCCGGGCCGTCCGGCGACCGTTGTTGGAACCGACAAGGACACCGATATTGCGGTCATCAAGATCGACCCCAAGGGTCTGACGTTGCCGACCGTGAAGCTCGGCAACTCGGAAGGCACGCAGGTTGGCGATTGGGTACTCGCAATCGGTAGCCCGTTCGGCCTGTCCCACACGGTTTCTGCCGGTATCGTTTCGGCGAAGAACCGCAGCATCGACGAAGCCAGCGCAAGCGGCGTTGCAACCAACCAGTTCCAGCGCTTTATCCAGACAGACGCAGCGATCAACCCCGGCAACTCGGGTGGCCCGCTGGTCGATATGGCTGGCGAAGTGATTGGCATGAACACCGCTATCTACACCCAGTCGATGGGCTCTGAGGGCGTCGGTTTTGCCATGCCGTCGAACATCCTGATCAGCACGTACAACATGCTGATTGGACCGGAACACAAGGTGACCCGTGGCTCTATCGGCATCCAGTTCCAGGCAGCGCAGTCCTCGGCTGTAGGCCGTATGTATGGCTTTGCCAACGGCGGCGTCATGGTCTCCATGGTGACCCCGAACGGCCCAGCCTCGAAGGCTGGCCTGCAGGCTGGTGACGTCATCGTTTCGGTAGACGGACAGCCGGTGAAGGATGGCGACGACCTCGTCAACATCATCTCGGCGCGGCACCCCGGAACGACGGTGAAGCTTGGCTACCTGCGGAACGGCAAGAAGGACACCGCTGAAGTCGGCATCGCCGACCGTGCGAAGCTCTTTGCCGACCTGGGCAAGAGCGATGACAGCAGCTCTGCCTCTCCCGACAGCGATGCCGGTCAGAGCAAGCTGGGCATTACCGTGCAGGAAGTTCCCGCAAACCTGGCTTCGAAGCTGAAGGTGGGCGGCGGCGTGGTAGTGACCTCGGTTCGCCCGGGCAGCTTTGCGGACGAGATCGGCCTCACCAAGGGATCGGTGATCACCGAGATCAACCGCCATGCGGTGACGGACTCCGGCTCGTATCGCGGAGTTGTCAGCGGCCTCAAGTCCGGTGACGACGTCGTCTTCGTCATCCACAACGTACAGATCCAGGGCGGAGGAGCCACCTACATCGGTGGAACGCTTCCGTAA
- the truA gene encoding tRNA pseudouridine(38-40) synthase TruA: protein MPNWKLTLSYDGSHFHGWQVQPGGLPTVQATLSQAIKHVTGENVRPQGSGRTDAGVHALAQVVNFPLNVSLPAENLQRALNRALPPSIRVIRAEVALESFHARHSARGKTYEYRIFERRNGIESKNPTAEQACSPFVAPYAWDCHWPLALEQMQEAAAQVLGRHDFTSFAASDPDKSLRREDGEGSGPNPVKTIDRSEWTREDGLLVYRVHGSGFLHHMVRNLVGTFVDVGRGAIPAAEMPKILAARDRTAAGPTAPARGLFLVQVDYDEVAS, encoded by the coding sequence ATGCCGAACTGGAAACTCACTCTTAGCTACGATGGCAGTCATTTTCATGGCTGGCAGGTCCAGCCCGGCGGCTTGCCGACGGTGCAGGCCACGCTGTCGCAGGCAATCAAGCACGTTACGGGCGAAAACGTGCGTCCGCAGGGTTCAGGCAGGACGGATGCGGGCGTCCACGCACTGGCGCAGGTGGTGAACTTCCCGCTGAACGTCTCCTTACCTGCGGAGAATCTGCAACGAGCATTGAACCGCGCCCTGCCTCCGAGCATCCGCGTAATCCGGGCCGAGGTGGCGCTTGAAAGCTTTCATGCCAGGCATTCGGCCCGGGGCAAGACATACGAGTACCGCATATTTGAGCGTCGAAACGGCATCGAATCGAAGAATCCTACCGCCGAGCAAGCCTGCTCCCCGTTTGTCGCACCCTACGCCTGGGATTGCCACTGGCCGCTTGCGCTGGAGCAAATGCAGGAGGCCGCCGCGCAGGTGCTCGGCAGGCACGATTTCACCTCGTTCGCCGCCAGCGATCCTGACAAATCCCTACGTAGGGAGGATGGCGAAGGCTCCGGACCGAACCCCGTAAAGACAATCGACCGCTCGGAGTGGACGCGCGAAGACGGCCTGCTGGTCTATCGCGTTCACGGCTCGGGATTCCTGCACCACATGGTGCGGAACCTTGTTGGGACGTTTGTCGATGTGGGCAGAGGCGCTATTCCGGCTGCGGAGATGCCAAAGATTCTGGCTGCGCGTGACCGTACCGCTGCCGGGCCAACGGCTCCGGCACGCGGGCTGTTTCTGGTGCAGGTGGATTATGACGAGGTGGCATCTTGA
- a CDS encoding TolC family protein: MLKHLQAAACVALTLASTVAPSVAQQPQGTPTTAQAGGKISATAPAQAAAVQNDTTGDPNLPQAPDPKLTEPLYLRPTNSDYTEGYHFLPNPVRDYTPINYPAPRLANTADLHDLLRDGKIYLSLSDAVTLALENNYDIAIARINLDIADTDILRARAGATLRGVSTGLITNTLGGTTSTITGGGGPGGTTTSSGGSGSGASGLVLTTNGGGPTPETLDPTLSGTVSYESANTPQSTTVLTGTNSLTQKTFTWNADYAQGFRTGTSLDVTFDNSRVTTDSQRSIYSPSYATNFKATVTQHLLQGFGLWLNSRFIVQAKNNRRITDSAFRQQVIYTVAQVESIYWALVSAYEDVQAKERALQQSTQLAKDNRKQLQIGTLAPLDIVNSDSTVATDKQSLISSKSNLEYQQLLMKQAIARNLNEPELLNAPVVPMDRVSLERLPEEDMQVEDLVRQAYANNPQIEQAVLNMKNNKITIRAEKNALLPTVDAYGSFAGSGLTGAQNPSLNCSTSYASTDFVACPSNYAQQQGVPLGGYGSALSNSFSNNSPDWTVGVNVSIPLRNRAAQADQVRSQMEYRQSQMRLQQLYTQLRIQIVNAMYALNNDRASVQASQTARDYQAQALEAEQKKYRLGASTTALVLAQERSLATAENTLISSDAAYANDRLLLNELLANTLDRYGITLDDAAKGAITQKPVVPGLTAPKPPAPPKSLTATPEPVQP; this comes from the coding sequence ATGTTGAAGCATTTGCAGGCGGCGGCATGTGTCGCTCTAACCCTGGCGAGCACCGTGGCGCCGAGTGTGGCGCAACAGCCGCAGGGAACCCCAACGACGGCACAGGCCGGCGGTAAGATCAGCGCGACTGCGCCAGCGCAGGCTGCTGCCGTGCAGAACGATACGACCGGCGATCCCAATCTGCCGCAGGCTCCCGATCCGAAGCTCACGGAGCCTTTGTATCTGCGGCCTACGAACTCGGACTATACCGAGGGTTACCACTTTCTGCCGAATCCCGTGCGGGACTACACGCCGATCAACTACCCCGCGCCGCGCCTGGCAAATACTGCCGACCTGCACGATCTGCTGCGTGACGGCAAGATTTACCTGAGTCTTTCGGACGCTGTAACGCTCGCGCTTGAGAATAACTACGACATCGCCATCGCGCGTATCAACCTCGACATCGCAGACACGGATATTCTGCGCGCCCGCGCAGGCGCGACGCTGCGTGGCGTCTCGACCGGCTTGATCACGAACACGCTCGGCGGCACCACCTCCACGATCACCGGCGGCGGCGGCCCCGGCGGTACGACCACCTCTTCAGGCGGCTCAGGCTCGGGTGCTTCAGGACTCGTCCTGACAACCAACGGTGGTGGACCGACGCCTGAAACACTGGATCCAACGCTCAGTGGAACCGTCAGCTACGAAAGCGCGAACACCCCGCAGAGCACGACCGTGCTCACGGGTACAAACTCGCTGACCCAGAAAACCTTCACCTGGAATGCGGATTATGCGCAGGGCTTCCGGACTGGTACCTCTCTGGACGTGACGTTCGACAATTCGCGCGTCACTACAGATAGCCAACGCTCGATCTACAGCCCGTCCTACGCCACCAACTTCAAGGCCACAGTGACGCAGCACCTGCTACAGGGCTTTGGTCTCTGGTTGAACTCGCGCTTTATCGTGCAGGCGAAGAACAACCGCCGCATCACGGATTCGGCGTTCCGCCAGCAGGTGATCTACACGGTGGCACAGGTTGAGAGCATCTACTGGGCGCTCGTTTCGGCCTATGAAGATGTTCAGGCCAAGGAACGTGCTCTGCAGCAGTCCACGCAGCTTGCCAAGGACAACCGCAAGCAGTTGCAGATCGGCACGCTGGCACCGCTCGACATTGTGAACTCTGATTCCACGGTGGCGACGGACAAGCAGTCTCTCATCAGTTCGAAGTCCAACCTCGAGTACCAGCAGCTTCTGATGAAGCAGGCCATTGCGCGCAACCTGAACGAGCCGGAGTTATTGAACGCACCGGTCGTTCCTATGGACCGCGTCAGCCTCGAACGTCTGCCCGAAGAGGATATGCAGGTCGAAGACCTGGTTCGTCAGGCCTATGCCAACAACCCGCAGATTGAGCAGGCGGTGTTGAACATGAAGAACAACAAGATCACCATCCGCGCAGAGAAAAATGCTCTTCTGCCCACGGTGGATGCGTATGGTTCTTTTGCCGGTAGCGGATTGACCGGCGCACAGAACCCCTCGCTGAATTGCTCCACAAGCTACGCAAGCACAGACTTCGTTGCTTGCCCGTCGAACTACGCCCAGCAGCAAGGCGTTCCGTTGGGTGGATACGGTTCGGCGCTGTCGAATTCGTTCTCGAACAACTCGCCGGACTGGACCGTTGGCGTGAACGTGAGCATTCCGCTGCGTAACCGCGCGGCACAGGCTGATCAGGTTCGTTCGCAGATGGAGTATCGCCAGTCGCAGATGCGTTTGCAGCAGCTCTATACGCAGCTTCGCATTCAAATCGTCAACGCGATGTATGCGTTGAACAACGATCGTGCTTCGGTGCAGGCCTCGCAGACCGCGCGTGACTATCAGGCGCAGGCGCTTGAGGCAGAGCAGAAGAAGTACCGCCTCGGCGCTTCGACTACGGCGCTTGTTCTGGCGCAGGAACGCAGCTTGGCAACGGCAGAGAATACGCTGATTTCCTCCGACGCGGCCTACGCTAACGATCGTCTGCTGTTGAACGAACTGCTCGCGAATACGCTTGATCGTTACGGCATCACGCTGGACGACGCTGCGAAGGGCGCAATCACGCAGAAGCCCGTCGTTCCTGGGCTGACGGCTCCCAAGCCGCCGGCTCCGCCGAAGTCACTGACCGCAACTCCGGAGCCTGTGCAGCCTTAA
- a CDS encoding M20/M25/M40 family metallo-hydrolase has translation MSPANAAANRRITLLAGQRAVHAAFGWLHLHEQQIRRWQREAICIPAPTFEEGLRAQWFLERFRDLGLTNVHLDNAGNALAELPGKTAQIVLLSAHLDTVFAADTEISLEEDEDGTLRAPGATDNAAGLTALLALAAALRHAQITPEATILFAANVGEEGEGDLRGMRELFGPSPYAKRIRAAIALEGAGTATVIDRALGGRRLRITISGPGGHSWADADRPSPIVALAEAIVQLQKLKLPANPRTTLNVGTISGGTTVNSIPSSASADLDLRSAAAMELDRLELSVLKTLTGVMARWEDLHLSAERIGNRPAGVLSAQSELALSLRAVDRHLQLVTDSRLGSTDANLPLSVGVPALAIGAGGIGGGIHTLNEWYTPFERTLALRRVLLLLLDTCDTVNAE, from the coding sequence TTGAGCCCCGCAAACGCCGCCGCAAACCGCCGCATCACCCTGCTTGCCGGGCAGCGGGCGGTCCATGCTGCGTTCGGCTGGCTGCATCTGCACGAACAACAGATTCGGCGCTGGCAGCGCGAGGCGATCTGCATCCCGGCACCAACTTTTGAGGAAGGTCTGCGAGCGCAGTGGTTTCTTGAGCGTTTCCGCGACCTCGGCCTGACGAACGTGCATCTCGACAATGCAGGCAACGCTCTGGCGGAGTTGCCAGGAAAAACCGCGCAGATCGTGCTGCTTTCGGCTCATCTCGATACGGTTTTTGCAGCGGATACCGAGATTTCCCTCGAAGAAGATGAAGACGGAACGCTTCGAGCGCCCGGCGCGACCGACAATGCAGCGGGGCTTACGGCCCTGCTCGCTCTGGCTGCCGCTCTGCGCCATGCCCAGATCACCCCGGAGGCGACGATTCTGTTTGCCGCCAACGTGGGGGAAGAAGGAGAAGGAGACCTGCGCGGCATGCGCGAACTCTTCGGACCATCGCCCTATGCAAAGCGGATTCGAGCGGCGATCGCTCTGGAGGGCGCGGGGACGGCTACGGTGATCGACCGTGCGCTCGGCGGGCGAAGGCTACGGATTACGATCTCGGGGCCTGGCGGACACTCCTGGGCCGATGCTGACCGCCCCAGCCCGATTGTCGCGCTGGCGGAAGCGATCGTACAGTTGCAGAAGCTCAAGCTGCCCGCGAATCCTCGGACAACGCTCAACGTCGGTACGATCTCCGGTGGAACGACGGTCAACTCGATTCCCTCTTCGGCGAGCGCGGATCTTGACCTGCGCTCCGCCGCAGCGATGGAGCTGGACCGGCTGGAGCTTTCGGTACTGAAGACACTGACAGGCGTGATGGCTCGCTGGGAGGATCTGCATCTGAGCGCGGAACGCATCGGCAACCGCCCTGCCGGGGTGCTTTCGGCACAAAGCGAACTGGCGTTGAGCCTGCGTGCGGTGGATCGCCACCTTCAGCTCGTGACGGACTCGCGGTTGGGTTCAACGGATGCCAATCTGCCACTTTCCGTGGGCGTGCCGGCATTGGCGATCGGTGCCGGAGGCATTGGCGGCGGCATTCATACGCTGAACGAGTGGTACACGCCGTTTGAGCGGACGCTGGCGCTACGCCGCGTTCTGCTTCTGCTGCTGGATACCTGCGACACGGTGAACGCAGAGTGA
- a CDS encoding mechanosensitive ion channel: MMLPALSKLPTLPQDQHTLHSVVTEWHNALVDFVETGLPKIIVSLILAFIAWSLVRLFVSRIRKRADAQVGNAQRSAQLRTIAGIIRATSYGLICAYVFIQSLGAIGVPLGPFIASAGVIGLGISFGAQSIFKDVLNGIFVLVEDQYSVGDSVKLSSLSGTVEDFTLRITKLRDGDGTLYIIPNSQITTVSNLSRDFSVATLNISVDTKENPDHVMSVLKQLTSDIREDEKLKDIVIADPTVVGVDKIIGHEVVYPISIRVRANQRDGVLRELRRRILLAFSKEQISFSTTTSTLLVQTDPTAPPAMNRELGS, from the coding sequence ATGATGCTTCCAGCACTTTCGAAACTACCTACCCTTCCCCAGGACCAACACACGCTGCACTCTGTCGTAACGGAATGGCATAACGCTCTGGTCGATTTCGTGGAAACCGGGCTGCCCAAAATTATCGTCTCACTGATCCTTGCGTTCATCGCCTGGTCACTTGTCCGGCTCTTCGTTTCGCGCATACGGAAGCGCGCCGACGCACAGGTGGGCAATGCCCAGCGCTCCGCACAGCTGCGTACGATCGCCGGCATCATCCGAGCCACGTCCTACGGGCTCATCTGCGCTTACGTCTTCATCCAGAGTCTGGGAGCGATTGGCGTTCCACTGGGACCGTTCATCGCTTCGGCAGGCGTGATTGGCCTGGGCATCTCCTTTGGCGCCCAGTCCATCTTCAAAGACGTGCTGAACGGCATCTTTGTGCTCGTCGAAGACCAGTACAGCGTTGGCGATTCCGTGAAGCTCTCCAGCCTATCCGGCACGGTCGAAGATTTCACGCTGCGCATCACCAAACTGCGCGACGGTGATGGCACGCTGTACATCATTCCCAACTCACAGATCACAACAGTCTCAAACCTCTCTCGCGACTTCTCCGTAGCGACTCTGAACATCTCAGTCGACACCAAGGAAAATCCCGACCATGTGATGTCTGTACTGAAGCAACTGACGTCGGACATTCGCGAAGATGAGAAGCTCAAGGACATTGTGATCGCCGATCCGACCGTGGTGGGCGTCGACAAGATCATTGGGCACGAAGTCGTCTATCCGATCAGCATTCGGGTTCGCGCCAATCAGCGCGACGGCGTGCTCCGAGAGCTACGCCGCCGCATCCTGCTTGCTTTCTCGAAAGAACAGATCTCCTTCAGCACCACCACGAGCACGCTGCTCGTGCAGACCGATCCGACCGCTCCTCCAGCCATGAACCGCGAGCTAGGCAGCTAG
- a CDS encoding DMT family transporter, translating into MSLLRRHPSGMAHGLLILVTLVWGTTFALVKLALRDSTPLAFNLVRMTLASAVLAVVNYRSLGGINRRDMRAGAAAGFFLGLGYQLQTSGLAHTTASVSAFLTGLVVVFVPLFSAIPGVLPTGQRKPGWPAFAGAAIAFLGLVLLTTPPGSGMALLSGIHLGEALTLACAAAFALHLLTLSRTASQVSAQRLGTLQIGFCALTMVLTLPLGGHAHIALTPTVLVALAVTALLATAAAFTIQSWAQQHLSATHTALILTLEPVFAWLFSMLFLGEHLSHRTIAGATLILAGILVSELVAATSTPNGGILPTAER; encoded by the coding sequence GTGAGCCTGCTGCGACGGCATCCCTCCGGCATGGCGCACGGCCTGCTGATTCTTGTGACGCTGGTGTGGGGCACAACGTTTGCGCTGGTGAAGCTGGCGCTGCGGGACAGCACGCCCCTGGCGTTCAACCTCGTCCGCATGACTCTCGCGTCCGCCGTGCTGGCGGTCGTGAATTACCGGAGTCTGGGTGGGATCAACCGCCGGGATATGAGGGCTGGGGCTGCAGCGGGCTTCTTCCTCGGTCTCGGGTATCAGCTTCAGACCTCAGGACTGGCACATACAACGGCCTCAGTTTCGGCGTTTCTGACCGGGCTGGTCGTCGTGTTTGTGCCACTTTTCTCTGCGATTCCGGGAGTGCTGCCTACCGGACAGCGCAAGCCTGGATGGCCCGCATTTGCCGGGGCGGCGATTGCCTTTCTCGGCTTGGTGCTGCTGACGACGCCACCGGGTTCGGGCATGGCACTGCTCTCGGGAATCCACCTTGGCGAGGCGTTGACGCTCGCGTGCGCGGCGGCATTTGCGTTGCATCTGCTGACGCTGTCCCGTACCGCGTCCCAGGTGTCGGCGCAGCGGCTTGGTACGTTGCAGATCGGCTTCTGCGCGCTGACGATGGTGTTGACTCTGCCTCTGGGAGGCCACGCGCATATCGCGCTGACTCCAACTGTGCTGGTGGCTCTGGCGGTAACGGCACTGCTCGCAACCGCGGCGGCTTTCACCATTCAGAGCTGGGCACAGCAGCATCTTTCGGCGACGCATACGGCGCTCATTCTTACGCTGGAACCGGTGTTTGCGTGGCTTTTTTCGATGCTGTTTCTGGGGGAGCATCTCAGCCATAGGACGATTGCAGGGGCGACGCTGATTCTTGCCGGCATTCTCGTTTCGGAGCTTGTGGCCGCCACCTCCACGCCAAACGGCGGTATCCTACCCACGGCTGAACGTTGA
- a CDS encoding peptidoglycan-binding domain-containing protein: MRFASAFVPAAALLVATCLPASAALHPHRSRASANIRHASSHSHKSSASVHHVATPSMDGDRASEIQTALIKKGYLSGAPSGQWDATSIAAMQKLQSDNGWQTKYTPDARALNALGLNQASNSIPSAGSASAEETAQN, from the coding sequence ATGCGTTTTGCGTCCGCCTTCGTCCCCGCTGCTGCCCTGCTTGTAGCTACCTGTCTGCCTGCGAGTGCTGCTCTCCATCCGCACCGCTCCAGAGCCTCCGCGAACATTCGCCATGCCAGCTCGCATAGCCACAAGTCTTCGGCCAGCGTGCACCATGTGGCAACGCCTTCGATGGATGGCGACCGTGCTTCGGAGATCCAGACCGCGCTGATCAAGAAGGGCTACCTCTCAGGCGCCCCTAGCGGACAGTGGGACGCAACCTCGATCGCTGCGATGCAGAAGCTGCAGTCCGACAATGGCTGGCAGACGAAGTACACGCCTGACGCGCGTGCGCTGAACGCACTCGGCCTAAACCAGGCCAGCAACTCCATTCCCTCGGCCGGCAGTGCCAGCGCCGAAGAGACCGCACAGAACTAA
- a CDS encoding thioredoxin domain-containing protein, whose amino-acid sequence MSEHQGKENALAKAASAYLRSARHQPVNWMEWGPEAFARAAAEDKPVLLDIGAVWCHWCHVMDRESYEDAKTAEMINEYFVAVKVDRDERPDVDARYQAAVSAISGQGGWPLTAFLTPDGRPYFGGTYFPPEDRYGRPSFQRVLSTMFDAFDDKRDEVLETAGSVMAALEHNESFSGRASGVNGELGREILVKLLNAPLQQFDGRNGGFGSQPKFPHSGAIDLLIDAAARGGVIADNAGMVAEATLRKMAAGGIYDQLAGGFHRYSVDERWIVPHFEKMAYDNSELLKNYAHAFVTFADPEYARVARDIVRWMDEWLSDRELGGFYASQDADDSLDDDGDYFTWTRDEAKAVLSDEEFVAAAAHFNLRPVGDMHHNPLKNVLHVVPSKASPEVLERAIQKMYAARLQRKTPYVDKTIYSGWNGMCISAYLAAASALNEPTVKAFALKSLDRVLETAWNGTTLVRVIAYGEQGGSPQPIAAVLEDYAFVAQAALDAYEATGEFRYYEAAKSLADAMLAKFYDTEGGAFFDSELLPDAIGALSTRRKPLQDSPTPAGNSTAANVMLRLAELSGETAYEQSARETLETFAGVVEHFGLYASSYALALRRMLEGPLQIAIVGSGEAAAALALAATMRYGANKSVLRFTREQMAKLPAALAETLPHLPETGEAVALVCRGGSCAPPITSPEALLDELDR is encoded by the coding sequence ATGAGCGAGCATCAGGGTAAGGAAAATGCACTGGCGAAGGCCGCCAGCGCGTATCTGCGGTCGGCACGGCATCAGCCGGTGAACTGGATGGAGTGGGGCCCGGAGGCCTTTGCTCGCGCCGCAGCGGAAGACAAGCCTGTGCTGCTCGATATCGGCGCCGTTTGGTGCCACTGGTGCCACGTCATGGACCGTGAAAGCTACGAAGACGCAAAGACCGCCGAGATGATCAACGAGTACTTTGTCGCTGTGAAAGTGGACCGCGACGAACGCCCCGACGTTGACGCACGCTATCAGGCGGCTGTCTCGGCCATTAGTGGCCAGGGCGGCTGGCCCCTCACCGCCTTCCTGACGCCGGATGGTCGTCCTTACTTTGGCGGAACGTACTTTCCTCCCGAGGACCGCTACGGTCGGCCCAGCTTCCAGCGCGTGCTCAGCACCATGTTCGATGCCTTCGACGATAAGCGCGATGAGGTGCTGGAGACCGCAGGCAGCGTGATGGCTGCGCTGGAGCACAACGAGAGCTTTTCCGGCCGCGCCAGTGGCGTGAACGGCGAGCTTGGCCGCGAGATCCTCGTCAAGCTTCTCAACGCTCCGCTGCAGCAGTTTGACGGCCGCAACGGCGGGTTTGGCTCGCAGCCGAAGTTTCCGCACTCTGGTGCCATCGATCTGTTGATTGACGCGGCCGCTCGTGGTGGAGTCATCGCCGACAACGCCGGCATGGTGGCCGAGGCAACGCTGCGCAAGATGGCTGCCGGTGGCATCTATGACCAGCTTGCTGGTGGCTTCCATCGTTACTCGGTCGACGAACGCTGGATCGTGCCGCACTTCGAGAAGATGGCGTACGACAACTCGGAGCTATTGAAGAACTACGCCCACGCCTTCGTTACCTTCGCCGATCCGGAGTACGCTCGCGTGGCCCGCGACATTGTGCGCTGGATGGACGAGTGGCTCTCCGATCGCGAACTGGGTGGTTTCTATGCTTCGCAGGACGCAGATGACTCGCTCGATGACGATGGCGACTACTTCACCTGGACTCGCGATGAGGCGAAAGCCGTGTTGTCCGACGAAGAGTTTGTCGCTGCCGCGGCGCACTTCAACCTTCGCCCTGTCGGGGATATGCATCACAACCCGCTGAAGAACGTTCTTCACGTTGTGCCCTCGAAGGCCAGCCCCGAAGTGCTGGAACGCGCTATCCAGAAGATGTACGCAGCACGGCTTCAGCGCAAGACTCCGTACGTGGACAAGACGATTTACAGCGGCTGGAACGGCATGTGCATCTCTGCCTATCTGGCAGCGGCCTCGGCTCTGAACGAACCCACGGTTAAAGCCTTTGCGCTGAAGTCGCTCGACCGCGTGCTCGAGACTGCCTGGAACGGCACTACGCTCGTACGCGTGATTGCCTATGGTGAGCAGGGTGGTAGCCCGCAACCAATCGCGGCGGTGCTGGAGGATTACGCGTTCGTCGCTCAGGCTGCGCTTGATGCTTACGAAGCCACCGGCGAGTTCCGTTACTACGAAGCGGCGAAGTCTCTCGCCGATGCCATGCTGGCGAAGTTTTACGACACCGAGGGCGGTGCGTTTTTCGATAGCGAGCTTCTGCCTGACGCCATCGGTGCATTGAGCACACGCCGTAAGCCGTTGCAGGACTCACCCACGCCCGCAGGCAACTCCACCGCAGCGAACGTCATGCTGCGTCTCGCAGAGCTAAGCGGAGAAACGGCCTATGAGCAGTCTGCGCGAGAAACGCTGGAGACCTTCGCCGGTGTCGTCGAACACTTCGGGCTTTACGCCTCCAGCTACGCACTCGCGTTGCGTCGAATGCTTGAAGGGCCGTTGCAGATCGCTATCGTTGGCAGCGGGGAAGCGGCTGCCGCACTGGCTCTTGCTGCAACGATGCGTTATGGCGCGAATAAGAGCGTCCTGCGTTTTACGCGAGAGCAGATGGCAAAGCTTCCTGCGGCATTAGCCGAGACGTTGCCTCATCTGCCGGAGACAGGTGAGGCCGTAGCTCTCGTGTGCCGCGGTGGCTCCTGCGCGCCGCCCATCACCTCGCCTGAGGCGTTGCTGGACGAGCTCGACCGCTAG